Proteins from one Vibrio coralliirubri genomic window:
- a CDS encoding glycoside hydrolase family 38 C-terminal domain-containing protein yields the protein MAKIHVIPHTHWDREWYFTQQDSDVLATYNFTKVIETLETQPEYSCYHLDGQSSIVEDYLNVLPHMRDRLAQLVSDKKLFIGPWYTQTDTYNVAGESIIRNLKYGMHIAESLGHSMKVGYLPDTFGHNAQMPTLFKGMGIDNIIFWRGIDYDQQVERSNFNWRSAGGDVIYAYNLVHGYGAAKNMVATPDHLDKKIFPMVEKIKSLSGLSEVLIPSGGDQVNIDPDLPKTLQAASHRSPEQDVYAISSMEAFVDVLRDNSDSFETYKGEFKAPRYARIHKTIGSVRYDIKKLNFDIEQFLIKKLEVVIAIAKAQGITVHTELIDIAWKKILECHAHDSIGGCNSDATNADIMHRLKQAQEICHGLYNLVIKEIASSCHDNELMLFNGQIKPYTGFVKAVVFSSHENIAISDGNEQCAIEVIKRETLDGGKVIEVTKDGEKEVSVPPYYRFELNISVNDLPAMGYQVFEVQPCDVINRQVEVRKQISIENEVMMLTCEGSQLQLVDKKANRVIPRLLTFEEQADDGDSYDFSPLRGDIPLYNHAIELIETRVGETEQVMLVRATLDIPFDLSARTANQNDHQATFEISLTLSHGSEQLIVNITTINQAKDHRVRVLVNSDVQSNTSISTQPFALMERSIAPSVEGWKDKFRECPIDIETTEGAVALAEPNKAVVINGSGLKEFQIIKGQHSDKIALTLFKGTGVLGKDDLAWRPGRASGINNTVVHTPDAQLQKFMQFSFALALTKDAQHNTIRRLEREYLDAPFSYQKQTLNSFENRLERFQVRFDSRERLASFNLLSLKQPLELSSIGHSFYKQDAVIIRLFNPTPSVVELELNAFEQFQQVELVDYREQPKTYADSTSVESIPKAVVQPNNSIDLRVTFAVAQ from the coding sequence ATGGCTAAAATTCATGTAATTCCACATACGCACTGGGATCGTGAGTGGTATTTTACTCAGCAAGACAGTGACGTTTTGGCTACGTATAACTTCACTAAAGTTATCGAAACGTTGGAAACTCAGCCTGAGTACAGTTGTTATCACTTAGATGGTCAATCATCTATCGTTGAGGATTATCTTAATGTCCTGCCGCACATGCGTGATCGCTTGGCACAACTCGTTTCTGATAAGAAGCTATTTATAGGACCTTGGTATACACAGACCGATACCTATAATGTGGCGGGTGAGTCGATCATTCGTAATCTTAAATACGGTATGCATATTGCGGAAAGTTTAGGGCATAGCATGAAGGTGGGTTACCTACCTGATACGTTTGGCCACAACGCACAAATGCCGACTTTGTTTAAAGGCATGGGAATCGATAACATTATTTTCTGGCGCGGAATTGATTATGACCAACAGGTAGAGCGTTCTAATTTTAATTGGCGTTCTGCGGGCGGGGATGTGATTTATGCTTATAACCTTGTCCATGGTTATGGCGCAGCTAAAAACATGGTGGCGACCCCTGATCATCTAGACAAGAAAATCTTCCCAATGGTCGAGAAAATCAAATCTCTTTCTGGCTTGAGTGAAGTGCTTATTCCATCTGGTGGCGATCAGGTGAATATTGATCCTGATCTCCCTAAAACGTTACAAGCTGCCTCGCATCGCTCACCTGAGCAAGACGTATATGCGATCTCTTCTATGGAAGCATTTGTTGATGTTTTACGCGATAACAGCGATAGCTTTGAGACTTATAAAGGTGAATTTAAAGCCCCGCGTTACGCTCGAATTCATAAGACGATCGGCTCAGTTAGATATGACATTAAAAAGCTAAATTTCGATATAGAGCAGTTCTTGATTAAGAAGCTTGAAGTTGTCATCGCAATTGCGAAAGCACAAGGTATTACTGTCCATACAGAGCTGATAGATATCGCTTGGAAGAAGATTCTTGAGTGTCATGCGCACGATAGTATTGGTGGCTGCAATAGTGATGCGACCAATGCCGATATTATGCATCGCTTAAAGCAGGCTCAAGAAATTTGCCACGGTTTGTATAACCTTGTTATCAAAGAGATTGCTAGTAGCTGCCATGATAATGAGTTGATGTTGTTCAACGGCCAAATTAAACCATACACAGGGTTTGTTAAGGCCGTGGTATTTAGTTCGCATGAAAACATCGCAATCTCAGATGGCAACGAACAATGTGCTATCGAAGTGATTAAGCGCGAGACGTTAGATGGTGGCAAGGTTATTGAAGTTACCAAAGACGGTGAAAAAGAGGTTTCGGTTCCTCCTTACTATCGTTTCGAGTTGAATATCTCAGTTAATGACTTACCAGCGATGGGATACCAAGTATTTGAAGTACAGCCATGTGACGTGATCAATCGTCAAGTGGAAGTACGTAAGCAAATATCGATTGAAAATGAAGTAATGATGCTGACGTGTGAGGGAAGCCAACTTCAGTTAGTCGATAAAAAGGCTAATCGCGTTATTCCTCGACTTCTTACATTTGAAGAACAAGCTGATGATGGCGACTCCTATGATTTCTCACCGTTGCGAGGAGATATACCGTTATATAACCACGCTATTGAGCTTATCGAAACGCGGGTAGGTGAAACTGAGCAAGTGATGTTGGTGCGCGCGACACTCGATATTCCATTTGATCTTAGCGCCCGAACTGCGAATCAGAACGATCATCAGGCGACGTTTGAAATTAGCTTAACGCTTAGCCATGGCAGCGAGCAGCTAATAGTCAACATCACAACGATCAACCAGGCGAAAGATCACCGTGTGCGTGTGTTAGTTAATTCTGACGTTCAATCCAACACCTCGATTAGCACCCAGCCATTTGCATTGATGGAGCGTTCAATTGCGCCGTCAGTTGAAGGTTGGAAGGATAAGTTCCGAGAGTGCCCTATTGATATCGAAACCACAGAAGGTGCTGTGGCGTTAGCTGAGCCAAATAAAGCCGTTGTGATTAATGGCAGTGGACTTAAAGAGTTTCAAATCATCAAGGGGCAACACTCAGATAAAATCGCTCTCACCCTCTTCAAGGGTACTGGTGTGCTTGGTAAAGATGACTTAGCGTGGCGACCAGGTCGTGCTTCTGGCATCAATAATACCGTAGTACACACTCCTGATGCACAACTTCAAAAATTCATGCAATTTAGTTTTGCTTTGGCGTTAACGAAAGATGCTCAGCACAACACAATTCGTCGGTTAGAGCGCGAATACCTTGATGCACCATTTAGCTATCAAAAGCAAACGTTGAACAGTTTTGAGAATCGATTAGAGCGCTTCCAAGTTCGATTTGATTCACGTGAGCGTTTAGCTTCATTTAACCTGCTTTCACTCAAACAGCCGCTTGAACTATCAAGTATCGGGCACTCGTTCTATAAGCAAGATGCGGTGATCATTCGATTGTTTAACCCTACGCCTTCAGTCGTTGAACTAGAACTAAATGCGTTTGAACAGTTTCAGC
- a CDS encoding PTS fructose transporter subunit IIC — MAKKKLVAVTACPTGIAHTFMAAKKIQSWAEKQGYEVKVETQGSDGVKNKLTAHDIATADGVVLAVDVPIMDMERFDNANPLQVRTQELIKRVDDLLPTVFLRGKEKSDANVEVHDEKRSAYQVAIGHIMTGISYMLPVVVLGGLLMAVAKITGEFIDISGTPIQTLDKLGFMTIKFMYPIFAGYLAYSIAGKPALIPAFIGGLMTDEPYKRFFDLEGWAPSGFFGAIAIGFLVGYLVRYLNDVIRVRTDLTTLKTMLLVPAVTGVVMVLTMEYVINPFFGALNLAMINVFTEAGDAGRGIYSMVIAAGTAFDLGGPINKAAGSVALGLNGMGEGFDLIARELGIVIPPIGVGLAAMLDGKFRKRVFTPEEQTVGKTSLMLGMIGISEGAIPFILKNPKMIPIMILGSIIGTQLAVVLNVFQSLPLPAVWGWFLSSDPISYTLSVFVGSGFIAVALLLCTKPQPSNA, encoded by the coding sequence ATGGCTAAGAAAAAACTGGTTGCAGTGACCGCTTGTCCTACAGGGATTGCGCACACCTTCATGGCAGCTAAAAAAATTCAGAGCTGGGCTGAAAAGCAAGGCTATGAAGTTAAAGTCGAAACTCAAGGTAGTGATGGTGTTAAAAATAAGCTGACAGCTCATGATATCGCTACCGCGGACGGCGTGGTATTAGCCGTTGATGTGCCAATTATGGACATGGAACGATTTGATAACGCGAACCCGCTACAAGTTCGTACCCAAGAGCTGATTAAACGTGTTGACGATTTACTGCCGACAGTTTTTCTACGTGGTAAAGAAAAGTCTGATGCTAACGTCGAAGTGCATGACGAAAAACGTTCCGCTTACCAGGTGGCTATTGGTCATATTATGACAGGTATAAGCTACATGTTGCCGGTGGTTGTACTTGGTGGGTTATTGATGGCCGTGGCGAAAATCACTGGCGAGTTCATTGATATTTCGGGAACACCAATTCAAACGCTCGATAAGCTTGGTTTCATGACAATTAAGTTTATGTATCCAATCTTTGCCGGATACCTTGCTTATTCGATTGCGGGTAAACCTGCACTTATTCCAGCCTTTATTGGCGGTTTGATGACCGATGAGCCTTACAAACGATTTTTCGACCTGGAAGGGTGGGCGCCATCAGGCTTCTTCGGTGCCATTGCTATTGGTTTCCTTGTGGGCTATTTGGTCCGTTACCTTAACGATGTGATTCGAGTAAGAACGGATCTTACGACTCTAAAAACCATGCTGTTAGTGCCAGCAGTAACTGGCGTGGTGATGGTGTTAACCATGGAGTACGTGATTAATCCGTTCTTTGGTGCTTTAAACCTTGCAATGATTAATGTGTTCACCGAAGCCGGCGACGCAGGTCGAGGTATTTACTCGATGGTAATTGCTGCAGGTACTGCTTTTGATTTAGGCGGTCCGATCAACAAAGCCGCAGGTTCAGTAGCACTTGGTCTTAACGGGATGGGCGAAGGCTTCGACCTAATTGCCCGTGAGCTGGGAATTGTTATCCCACCGATTGGCGTTGGCTTGGCTGCGATGCTAGACGGTAAATTTCGTAAACGTGTATTTACCCCAGAAGAGCAAACGGTCGGTAAGACGTCTCTAATGCTTGGCATGATTGGTATTTCAGAAGGTGCAATCCCCTTCATTCTTAAGAACCCTAAGATGATCCCAATTATGATCCTTGGCTCAATCATAGGTACTCAACTTGCGGTTGTCCTCAATGTTTTCCAAAGCTTACCGCTACCAGCTGTTTGGGGGTGGTTCCTATCATCAGACCCAATTAGCTACACCTTATCCGTGTTCGTTGGTTCAGGGTTTATTGCCGTCGCATTGCTGTTATGCACCAAACCTCAGCCGAGTAATGCTTAA
- a CDS encoding MurR/RpiR family transcriptional regulator translates to MNTFQGIERAIYEYLIGHASELHEISAKTIANKALTTTTSVNRVCKKMGYASYTELRYKLSNELKQNVTTPSSHMNQQQIAGVANTLKLSPVVYLYSRGASIVSVNYLSRFLSLANVPHLVITDIHQLTRAELGTLLLISKSGETNSVIEMAQNAKRKGLKVVGISHQGSTLDQVCHQNVALEEQVDGISLYGRESQIHSLQIVDQIGKELLTF, encoded by the coding sequence ATGAACACATTTCAAGGTATAGAACGTGCGATTTACGAGTATTTGATCGGCCACGCCAGTGAGCTCCATGAGATTTCGGCTAAGACCATTGCAAATAAGGCTTTAACAACAACTACATCGGTAAATCGAGTTTGCAAAAAGATGGGCTACGCGAGTTACACTGAACTCAGGTATAAACTCTCTAATGAGCTCAAGCAAAATGTGACAACACCTTCAAGTCACATGAATCAGCAACAAATTGCGGGGGTTGCCAATACATTGAAGTTATCCCCTGTGGTGTATCTGTATTCACGCGGTGCATCCATCGTTAGCGTAAATTACCTGTCTCGATTTCTATCCTTAGCTAACGTACCTCACTTGGTAATCACAGATATTCACCAGCTCACCCGTGCCGAACTCGGTACTCTGCTATTGATCAGCAAGTCTGGCGAAACCAACTCTGTAATAGAAATGGCGCAAAATGCTAAGCGTAAGGGACTGAAGGTGGTAGGAATAAGCCATCAAGGCTCAACACTCGACCAGGTTTGCCACCAAAACGTAGCACTAGAAGAGCAAGTGGATGGCATCTCTTTGTATGGTAGGGAGTCTCAGATTCATTCACTGCAAATCGTAGACCAAATTGGTAAAGAACTGCTGACCTTTTAG
- a CDS encoding oligogalacturonate-specific porin KdgM family protein — protein MKSQVLLCSTLIALSSMPTFAGETKLDVRFGHNTASDIRDSRVKFMHTFDTGFYFSAEAAQIHNDGYFAGNDSNDEDTNGLKAAAQEFEATYKFEINEQWYWAPGLVTVTAPNWTEYRPYLKLGTSFKNGVSLTGRYRYNWSNDANGKDYLDGSGTTRGASNQFDIWLSKSFGDVGLMYNPRYRYQDGVDQGTGRDDYWEHTVMVNYKVNETWTPYMELVSVDETYVDSDGNRENDYAVRLGFVMNL, from the coding sequence ATGAAAAGCCAAGTTCTACTTTGTTCTACTCTTATTGCCCTTTCTTCTATGCCCACTTTTGCTGGTGAAACCAAGTTAGACGTACGTTTTGGTCATAACACTGCGTCTGATATTCGCGACAGCCGAGTGAAATTCATGCACACCTTCGATACTGGTTTTTACTTCAGTGCGGAGGCCGCCCAGATCCATAACGACGGTTACTTTGCTGGTAACGATTCAAATGATGAAGACACTAATGGTCTAAAAGCTGCTGCGCAAGAATTTGAGGCGACATACAAGTTCGAAATCAATGAGCAGTGGTATTGGGCTCCGGGTCTTGTCACAGTGACAGCGCCAAATTGGACTGAATACCGTCCATACTTGAAGTTGGGTACAAGCTTCAAAAACGGAGTCTCTCTAACTGGTCGTTATCGTTATAACTGGTCCAACGATGCAAACGGGAAAGACTACTTGGATGGCAGTGGCACAACACGTGGTGCTTCGAATCAGTTTGATATCTGGCTATCTAAAAGCTTTGGTGATGTGGGGCTAATGTATAACCCGAGATACCGTTATCAAGACGGTGTTGACCAAGGCACTGGTCGAGATGATTATTGGGAGCATACTGTTATGGTTAACTATAAGGTTAATGAAACTTGGACGCCATACATGGAGCTAGTGTCTGTCGATGAAACTTACGTGGACTCTGACGGCAACCGAGAAAACGATTATGCAGTACGTTTAGGGTTTGTCATGAACTTGTAA
- a CDS encoding amidohydrolase — MTLKSLACTISAVLLAGCGSTVATQTYNADLIITNGQVLTINSEMDVIEDGVVVVKDDQIIAVGNEGLITQYRAEKVIDAQDGIVMPGMVNAHNHLPMIAFRGLGEEGISNRLFAYFFPLEAEKLSRELIYNATKLGSIELAQSGVTTYADMYYHMDEMAKATKEVGLRAVLGETVIKFPVVDAKEPYGGIEYAKGFIEQYKNDELITPAYAPHAVYTVSKDKLQEINNLSAQYDVPVLIHVAEFPNEEKRIKDETKATSPVEYMDEIGVLDERVVIAHGIHLSENDQKLLKQADAGISYNPMANAKGATGIAPAWDMYRADMRIGLGTDGPMSSNQVDIMRTLSYAANMQRLKHSDRTIMIPEQVIEMATLGGAKALHMEDQIGSLEVGKKADIVIVETQSANMMPSYDPYATLVYQANPSNIDTTIVNGQIVMENRVMQTVQLDEIRQSVDEFEADITEFAKELSKKAIKSKSLMD; from the coding sequence ATGACGCTTAAAAGCTTGGCATGCACCATCAGCGCTGTTCTACTGGCAGGTTGCGGCTCGACGGTCGCGACGCAAACATACAACGCCGATCTGATCATCACCAACGGACAGGTTCTCACCATCAATTCAGAAATGGATGTGATTGAAGACGGTGTCGTAGTGGTGAAAGACGACCAGATTATCGCAGTCGGTAACGAGGGGTTGATCACTCAATACCGCGCTGAAAAAGTGATTGATGCTCAAGATGGGATCGTTATGCCGGGCATGGTGAACGCGCACAACCATTTACCGATGATTGCGTTTCGTGGCTTAGGAGAAGAGGGCATCTCGAACCGCTTGTTCGCTTACTTCTTCCCTCTAGAAGCTGAAAAGCTAAGCCGTGAACTGATTTACAATGCAACCAAGCTTGGCTCTATCGAATTGGCACAAAGCGGTGTGACCACTTACGCCGATATGTACTACCACATGGACGAAATGGCCAAGGCGACCAAAGAAGTCGGTTTGCGTGCTGTGCTCGGCGAAACCGTGATTAAGTTCCCTGTGGTCGATGCCAAAGAACCTTACGGCGGCATTGAATACGCCAAAGGTTTTATTGAGCAGTATAAAAACGATGAGCTAATCACACCTGCTTATGCACCACATGCGGTGTACACCGTGAGCAAAGATAAGCTGCAAGAGATCAACAATCTGTCTGCTCAATATGATGTGCCGGTGCTGATTCACGTTGCTGAATTCCCGAATGAAGAGAAGCGCATCAAAGACGAAACCAAAGCGACATCACCAGTTGAATACATGGATGAAATTGGTGTGCTAGACGAGCGCGTAGTGATTGCTCACGGTATCCACCTATCAGAGAACGACCAAAAGCTTCTCAAGCAAGCTGACGCGGGTATCTCATACAACCCAATGGCGAACGCTAAAGGCGCGACGGGAATCGCACCGGCATGGGATATGTACCGTGCTGATATGCGCATTGGCTTAGGAACCGACGGTCCAATGAGCTCTAACCAAGTCGATATCATGCGCACATTAAGCTACGCAGCAAACATGCAGCGCTTAAAGCACTCAGACCGCACCATCATGATCCCTGAACAGGTGATCGAGATGGCAACCTTAGGCGGCGCAAAAGCCCTACACATGGAAGATCAAATTGGTTCTCTTGAAGTGGGTAAGAAAGCAGATATCGTGATTGTAGAGACACAATCAGCGAACATGATGCCAAGCTACGACCCATACGCAACCTTGGTTTATCAAGCGAACCCAAGCAACATCGATACGACGATTGTGAACGGCCAAATCGTAATGGAAAACCGCGTAATGCAGACGGTTCAATTGGATGAAATCCGCCAAAGCGTCGATGAATTCGAAGCAGACATCACTGAGTTCGCGAAAGAGCTTTCTAAGAAGGCGATTAAGTCTAAGAGCTTGATGGATTAG